In the Leptotrichia sp. oral taxon 212 genome, one interval contains:
- a CDS encoding ABC transporter ATP-binding protein, with amino-acid sequence MSNKIIELKNVNKIYKTKAEEIHILKNINLSFSKGNFVSIQGKSGSGKTTLLNILGLLDVPTNGDMFIDEKKINYKNEKIKNRIRNEKIGFVFQFHYLLNEFTALENVMMPALINKNFDKKEVKERALELLDLVGLSERVKHKPLELSGGEKQRVAIARSMINNPEIILADEPTGNLDTETSLVINNLFKKINEEKKQSIIIVTHSLELANLAEYKYKIEKGEFNKVL; translated from the coding sequence ATGAGTAATAAGATAATTGAATTAAAAAATGTAAACAAAATATATAAGACAAAAGCTGAAGAAATACATATACTGAAAAATATAAATTTATCTTTTTCAAAAGGAAATTTTGTGTCAATACAGGGAAAATCAGGAAGTGGAAAGACAACTTTATTGAATATACTGGGTCTTCTGGACGTTCCTACAAATGGTGATATGTTTATTGACGAAAAAAAAATAAATTATAAGAATGAAAAAATAAAAAATAGAATAAGAAATGAAAAAATAGGTTTTGTTTTTCAGTTTCACTATCTTCTTAATGAATTTACAGCACTGGAAAATGTCATGATGCCTGCACTTATTAATAAAAATTTTGATAAGAAGGAAGTAAAGGAAAGGGCACTGGAACTTCTGGATTTAGTTGGATTAAGTGAAAGGGTAAAACATAAACCTCTTGAACTTTCAGGTGGAGAAAAACAGAGAGTCGCCATTGCAAGGTCAATGATAAACAATCCGGAAATAATACTTGCAGATGAGCCGACAGGGAATCTGGACACAGAAACAAGCTTAGTGATAAACAACTTGTTTAAGAAAATCAATGAAGAGAAAAAACAGTCGATTATAATAGTTACTCACAGTCTTGAGCTTGCAAATCTGGCTGAATACAAGTATAAGATAGAAAAGGGTGAATTTAATAAAGTCCTATAA
- the rnmV gene encoding ribonuclease M5: MKTEKMKINEIIVVEGRDDVTAVKRVADAQIIQLNGFSGLTVKSINKLKTLSKRNDLILLTDPDYAGKKIRAVIEKNIPNIKHAFVSRKNATKKDNIGIENASDDAIREALSHILVSENSKEVKNTTFTMEDLIENGLCSGKDSKEKRVMLGDMLNIGYYNSKQLLNALNSFNITRNEFEESIKKIET; the protein is encoded by the coding sequence ATGAAAACAGAGAAAATGAAAATAAATGAAATAATAGTTGTGGAAGGGCGTGATGATGTAACGGCGGTAAAAAGAGTGGCAGATGCTCAGATAATACAGCTGAACGGCTTTTCAGGATTAACTGTAAAATCAATAAATAAACTTAAGACACTGTCTAAAAGAAATGATTTGATTTTATTGACAGATCCTGATTATGCAGGGAAAAAAATAAGAGCTGTTATTGAAAAAAATATCCCGAACATAAAGCATGCCTTTGTGAGTAGGAAAAATGCAACGAAAAAAGATAATATAGGAATTGAAAATGCATCTGACGATGCTATAAGAGAAGCACTTTCACATATTCTAGTTTCTGAAAACTCTAAAGAAGTAAAAAATACAACTTTTACAATGGAAGATCTTATAGAAAACGGGCTATGCAGTGGAAAAGATTCAAAGGAAAAAAGAGTAATGCTGGGAGATATGTTAAACATAGGTTACTATAATTCAAAACAGCTTTTAAACGCATTGAATTCATTTAATATTACAAGAAATGAATTTGAAGAATCAATAAAAAAAATTGAAACATAA
- the dinB gene encoding DNA polymerase IV, with product MKKIYMHYDMDAFFASVEQRENPALRGIPIAVGHGIVTTASYEARKFGVKSAMPVSTAKKLCPHLKLVPVRKSYYGKVGREIQQLILKITDKCEFTSIDEGYIEITDFIKGRDIKYIEKFAERFRKHIYRNIKLKCSVGIGFSKVSAKIASDINKPDNYFIFQNREHFLRYIMDKNLSIIPGIGKKTRELLGLFNIKTVSELYKIEKKELVKKFGSNRGEYLYNVIRGEQFSEIDNNRKRQSYGHEVTFNQSMNDIMALEEELRDQSEKLSYRLKEYREFAKTVTLKIRYANFLTYTRAKTLKNPTDKTEEILNAAMENFRNLKKKDEVRLIGIQLSSITKSNIVQLTFKDMEKHDRSYSME from the coding sequence ATGAAAAAGATTTATATGCATTATGATATGGATGCCTTTTTTGCTTCTGTTGAACAGAGGGAAAATCCGGCATTAAGAGGAATTCCTATTGCAGTAGGACATGGAATTGTAACGACTGCAAGCTATGAAGCAAGGAAATTTGGAGTAAAATCTGCCATGCCTGTGAGTACTGCAAAAAAGCTCTGTCCGCATTTAAAACTTGTGCCTGTGAGAAAAAGTTACTATGGAAAAGTTGGAAGGGAAATACAGCAGCTTATTCTAAAAATAACAGACAAATGTGAATTCACTTCAATAGATGAAGGATATATAGAAATTACTGATTTTATAAAAGGTCGTGATATAAAATATATTGAAAAATTTGCTGAAAGATTCAGAAAACATATTTATAGAAATATAAAACTGAAATGTTCTGTAGGAATTGGATTTAGTAAGGTCAGTGCAAAAATCGCAAGTGACATAAATAAACCGGACAATTATTTTATTTTTCAAAATAGGGAACATTTTCTCAGATATATAATGGATAAGAATCTGTCCATTATTCCGGGAATTGGGAAAAAAACAAGAGAACTGCTGGGATTATTTAACATAAAAACAGTATCTGAACTTTATAAGATAGAAAAAAAGGAACTTGTAAAAAAGTTTGGAAGTAACAGGGGAGAATATTTGTACAATGTCATTAGAGGAGAGCAGTTTTCTGAGATAGATAATAACAGAAAAAGACAGTCTTATGGACATGAAGTCACTTTCAACCAGTCTATGAATGATATTATGGCACTGGAGGAAGAATTAAGGGATCAGTCAGAAAAATTGAGCTATAGGCTTAAAGAATACAGGGAATTTGCAAAAACTGTAACATTGAAAATAAGATATGCCAATTTTCTTACTTACACAAGAGCAAAAACACTAAAAAATCCTACAGATAAAACGGAAGAAATATTAAATGCGGCAATGGAGAATTTCAGAAATTTAAAGAAAAAAGATGAAGTAAGGCTGATAGGAATTCAGCTGAGTTCCATAACAAAAAGTAATATTGTACAGCTTACTTTTAAGGATATGGAAAAACATGACAGAAGTTATAGTATGGAATAA
- a CDS encoding RidA family protein, whose product MKKIPEAVGPYSAYRLVGDYLYISGQLGINPETQAIDSDTVEGQAKQALENMKAILENNGLTMNNVIKTTVLLDNIVDFVAVNKIYAEYFEAPYPARSAFEVGKLPKEGLVEIEAIAYVK is encoded by the coding sequence ATGAAAAAAATTCCTGAGGCAGTAGGGCCTTATTCAGCCTACAGATTAGTAGGAGATTATTTATATATCTCGGGACAGTTAGGGATAAACCCTGAAACTCAAGCGATTGACTCTGATACAGTAGAAGGGCAGGCAAAACAGGCACTTGAAAATATGAAGGCAATTCTTGAGAATAACGGATTGACAATGAATAATGTCATAAAAACGACAGTATTGCTTGATAATATTGTAGACTTTGTAGCTGTAAATAAAATTTATGCTGAATATTTTGAAGCACCTTATCCGGCAAGATCAGCTTTTGAAGTTGGTAAACTTCCTAAAGAAGGACTTGTTGAAATAGAAGCAATTGCTTACGTAAAATAA
- a CDS encoding aminoacyl-histidine dipeptidase codes for MNIEKLYPEKVFHYFAEISKIPRASKKEKQISDWLVKFAKERKLRVIQDEHNNVIIKKKATEGYEDFSPLILQGHMDMVWEKNKDTEFDFSTQGIELVKDGNFLKAKGTTLGADNGIAVAYALAILDSDDIKHPALEIVITTDEEDGMSGVNNLDFAEFDGKTLINLDTEEYGEVYVSSAGGARTETKFIFEIKKIGKDYTPVSIEVKGLSGGHSGAQIHENLGNSIKILSEVLYHLSKRYEMSLIHINGGGKVNAIPREAIAEIAVKLDGDSIDELKKLAGLAFENILKDFKVSDKSPVLIVEKMEIKNVKGSFSGISLGDTSNIITFLHEFPNGILQMSRHIEGLVQTSINLGFINTEIVDGNAKIKVQSLARSMENAPLNKLVEEITELTRKHDANIKIASSNPPWEYKENSKIRELIAKSFKELTGKEPVIKAIHAGLECGIFTENIKNADVVSIGPNIYGAHTPEERMDIKSVGETWEWILKILENYNIKEE; via the coding sequence ATGAATATTGAAAAATTATATCCTGAAAAAGTTTTTCATTATTTTGCTGAAATTTCAAAAATACCGAGAGCATCAAAAAAGGAGAAACAGATTAGTGACTGGCTTGTGAAATTTGCAAAAGAACGAAAGCTGAGAGTTATACAGGATGAACATAATAATGTAATCATAAAGAAAAAAGCAACAGAAGGATATGAAGATTTTTCACCGCTTATTCTTCAGGGACATATGGATATGGTGTGGGAAAAAAACAAAGATACAGAATTTGACTTTTCCACACAGGGTATTGAGCTAGTAAAAGATGGGAATTTTCTGAAGGCAAAGGGAACTACGCTTGGTGCAGATAATGGAATTGCCGTTGCATATGCGTTAGCTATACTTGACAGTGATGATATAAAACATCCTGCATTGGAAATAGTCATAACAACAGATGAAGAAGATGGAATGTCAGGAGTAAATAATCTTGATTTTGCTGAATTTGATGGAAAAACTCTTATAAATCTGGATACAGAAGAATATGGGGAAGTGTATGTAAGTAGTGCAGGTGGAGCAAGAACAGAAACAAAATTTATATTTGAGATAAAAAAAATAGGGAAAGATTATACTCCTGTTTCTATAGAGGTGAAAGGTCTTTCAGGTGGACATTCAGGAGCACAAATTCATGAAAATTTAGGAAATTCCATAAAAATATTATCAGAAGTGCTTTATCATCTGAGTAAAAGATATGAAATGTCCCTTATTCACATTAATGGTGGAGGAAAAGTAAATGCAATACCTAGGGAAGCAATTGCTGAAATAGCTGTAAAACTTGACGGAGATAGTATTGATGAATTGAAAAAGCTTGCGGGACTTGCATTTGAAAATATATTAAAAGATTTTAAGGTTTCTGACAAATCACCTGTATTAATAGTTGAAAAAATGGAGATCAAAAATGTAAAAGGTTCTTTTTCAGGAATTTCCCTAGGAGACACATCGAATATAATAACCTTCCTTCATGAATTTCCTAATGGTATTCTACAAATGAGCAGACATATAGAAGGGCTTGTACAGACTTCCATAAACTTAGGATTTATAAATACTGAAATTGTTGACGGAAATGCTAAAATAAAAGTTCAGTCATTGGCAAGAAGTATGGAGAATGCTCCACTGAATAAACTGGTGGAGGAAATTACAGAACTGACAAGAAAACATGATGCAAACATAAAAATAGCATCTTCAAATCCACCTTGGGAATATAAGGAAAATTCAAAAATCAGAGAACTGATAGCGAAATCCTTTAAGGAACTTACAGGAAAGGAACCTGTTATAAAGGCAATACATGCAGGTCTGGAATGTGGTATTTTTACTGAGAATATAAAAAATGCCGATGTAGTATCAATAGGACCAAATATTTACGGAGCACATACTCCTGAAGAAAGAATGGATATAAAATCTGTAGGTGAAACATGGGAGTGGATATTAAAAATTTTGGAAAACTATAATATAAAGGAAGAATAA
- a CDS encoding amidohydrolase encodes MREKEDLQEILEKEFKWFHKNPELSFEEYETTKRIKEILKRENIEILDIPLKTGVVAIVRGKEEGPVIAVRGDIDALPIQEETDLSYKSRVKGKMHACGHDYHLTSIIGTAILLRDNADKIKGTVKLIFQPAEEIFSGALHIIESGVLDDVNLIFGIHCTREFPLGTVGIRKGSVSAAVDRFKIELKGFGTHAAHPELGKDPIVAGSTLVNSLQTIISRNINPFSVGLISVTHFSSGNTWNVIPEAAFIEGTVRTLDKNQRKFIKERIYDVAKYISEAYQIKEEIEWITGPPAADNNEEWSEFAKKVAKKRNLIVESSVKTLGGKDFAFYQEKIKGVFIHIGTDKSYPNHHPKFKINPKALSLTSGFLAELLLKATNELNEEK; translated from the coding sequence ATGAGAGAAAAAGAAGATTTACAGGAAATTCTTGAAAAAGAATTTAAATGGTTTCATAAAAATCCTGAGTTATCCTTTGAAGAATATGAAACAACAAAAAGGATTAAAGAAATTTTGAAAAGAGAAAACATTGAAATACTGGATATTCCTTTGAAAACAGGAGTAGTTGCAATAGTAAGAGGAAAAGAAGAAGGACCTGTCATTGCAGTTAGAGGTGATATTGATGCTCTTCCTATACAGGAAGAAACAGATTTAAGCTACAAATCTAGAGTAAAAGGGAAAATGCATGCATGTGGACACGATTATCATCTGACATCAATTATAGGAACAGCAATTTTACTAAGAGATAATGCTGATAAAATAAAAGGTACCGTTAAACTAATTTTTCAGCCTGCAGAAGAAATATTTTCGGGAGCCCTGCATATAATAGAAAGTGGAGTATTAGATGATGTGAATTTAATTTTTGGAATTCATTGTACAAGAGAGTTTCCATTGGGAACAGTGGGAATTCGTAAAGGAAGTGTATCAGCGGCTGTTGACAGATTTAAGATTGAATTAAAAGGTTTTGGAACTCATGCGGCACATCCTGAATTAGGAAAAGATCCAATTGTAGCAGGAAGCACTCTTGTAAATTCTTTACAAACAATAATCAGTAGAAATATAAATCCATTTTCAGTTGGATTAATAAGTGTGACCCATTTTTCATCAGGAAATACATGGAATGTGATACCTGAAGCAGCTTTTATTGAAGGAACAGTCAGAACATTGGATAAAAATCAGAGAAAATTTATTAAAGAAAGAATTTATGATGTTGCCAAATATATTTCAGAGGCTTATCAGATTAAAGAAGAAATAGAATGGATTACAGGACCGCCGGCAGCTGATAATAATGAAGAGTGGAGTGAATTTGCAAAAAAAGTTGCTAAAAAGAGAAATTTGATTGTAGAATCTTCCGTGAAAACACTTGGAGGAAAAGATTTCGCATTTTATCAGGAGAAAATAAAAGGGGTATTTATTCATATAGGAACGGATAAATCATATCCTAATCATCACCCAAAGTTTAAGATTAATCCAAAAGCCTTATCCTTAACATCAGGATTTCTGGCAGAGCTTTTATTAAAGGCAACAAATGAACTAAACGAAGAGAAATAA
- the hpf gene encoding ribosome hibernation-promoting factor, HPF/YfiA family has translation MKIIVSGKQLKITDAIKNYTEEKISKIFKYTDAITEVDVVLTVEQKKSEGEVHKADGLVYASGTKIKVEARNTDLYAAIDDLSERLERQVRKYKEKQKDHNKKGYHTL, from the coding sequence ATGAAAATCATTGTTAGCGGAAAGCAATTGAAAATTACAGATGCAATTAAAAATTATACTGAGGAAAAAATTAGTAAAATCTTCAAGTATACAGATGCTATAACTGAAGTCGATGTTGTCCTGACTGTTGAGCAGAAAAAGTCAGAGGGGGAAGTTCATAAAGCTGATGGTCTTGTTTATGCAAGCGGTACTAAAATTAAGGTTGAAGCAAGAAATACAGATTTGTATGCTGCAATTGACGACTTATCAGAAAGACTTGAAAGACAAGTAAGAAAATATAAAGAAAAACAGAAAGATCATAATAAGAAAGGATACCATACATTATAA